Proteins encoded within one genomic window of uncultured Methanobrevibacter sp.:
- a CDS encoding zinc ribbon domain-containing protein gives MTRICKNCEFVNQDDYDFCAKCGTPLVEGLQPKNVIVFKNQAPPVNKKVIIVSYLLTIFLSWSGFIIGTFFKSTRFSIFTFFGFFLPFYLVQSRNPTVKKHGLIMIVISVVGVALSFYTLLQLR, from the coding sequence ATGACTAGAATATGTAAAAATTGTGAATTTGTAAATCAGGATGATTATGACTTTTGCGCAAAATGCGGAACACCATTAGTTGAAGGTCTGCAACCTAAAAATGTTATAGTTTTTAAAAATCAGGCTCCTCCAGTTAATAAAAAAGTCATTATTGTATCATATTTGCTTACAATATTTCTCTCCTGGAGCGGGTTCATAATAGGTACATTTTTTAAAAGCACAAGATTTTCTATTTTTACTTTTTTCGGATTTTTCCTGCCTTTTTATTTGGTGCAGTCAAGAAATCCTACAGTTAAAAAACATGGACTGATAATGATTGTTATTTCTGTAGTTGGTGTGGCATTATCCTTTTACACATTGCTTCAGTTAAGATAA
- a CDS encoding GNAT family N-acetyltransferase has protein sequence MIFKTQNLTLRQWLDSDAECLYHFAKNPNIGPIAGWPPHESIEDSLHIIKTVFSKKETYAIVKDDIPIGCAGLLFHPDTNHWWGEGACELGYWVAEQYWGNGYAVEASEVLISRAFDELNVEKIYASYRIENSQSKRVLEKLGFKYYADLVNENYLGEFFKEIAMILEK, from the coding sequence ATGATTTTTAAAACTCAAAATCTCACATTAAGGCAATGGTTGGATTCCGATGCGGAATGCCTGTATCATTTTGCCAAAAATCCAAATATTGGTCCGATTGCAGGATGGCCTCCTCATGAAAGCATTGAAGATAGTTTGCATATTATTAAAACAGTTTTTTCCAAAAAAGAAACCTATGCGATAGTAAAAGATGATATTCCCATTGGATGTGCGGGTCTTCTGTTTCATCCTGATACAAATCACTGGTGGGGTGAAGGAGCCTGCGAACTCGGTTACTGGGTAGCGGAGCAATACTGGGGAAATGGTTATGCTGTTGAAGCGTCTGAGGTTTTAATCAGTAGGGCTTTTGATGAATTAAATGTTGAAAAGATTTATGCGAGTTATAGAATTGAAAATTCACAGTCAAAAAGAGTTTTAGAAAAATTAGGCTTTAAATATTATGCTGATTTGGTCAATGAAAATTATCTTGGAGAATTTTTTAAAGAAATTGCAATGATTTTGGAAAAATAA
- a CDS encoding ADP-ribosylglycohydrolase family protein, producing MKVKDGICGFVVGDALGVPVEFYSRKELEDDPVTDMREFGTYNQVKGTWSDDSSMTIATMTSIVNKNGIDYNDIMEEFCKWAFEGEHTPHGERFDIGNTTLRGLERYIDGADPLESGGKSTHDNGNGSLMRILPLAYIPDIDYETIENISSLTHAHPRSKIACVLYVEIARSMLENTLTIEEHIKCACEKIKEYYADNEELHHFKRIFEDDLTTDIRSGGYVIDTFESVVYCLKNTDNYKDAVLKAVNLGGDTDTTAAICGGLAGIYYGYDDIPIDWLNEIHKLDDIISLCEKFEAFYDRY from the coding sequence ATGAAAGTCAAAGACGGGATTTGCGGCTTTGTTGTAGGTGATGCTTTAGGAGTTCCTGTTGAGTTTTACTCAAGAAAAGAGCTTGAAGATGACCCGGTTACTGATATGAGAGAATTTGGAACATACAACCAGGTCAAAGGTACATGGTCTGATGATTCATCAATGACAATAGCCACTATGACAAGTATAGTAAATAAGAATGGCATTGATTACAATGACATAATGGAAGAGTTTTGCAAATGGGCATTTGAAGGTGAACACACTCCTCACGGTGAGAGATTTGATATCGGAAACACTACTCTCAGAGGATTGGAGAGATATATTGACGGAGCAGATCCGCTGGAATCAGGAGGAAAATCAACACATGACAACGGAAACGGTTCCCTAATGAGAATTTTGCCGCTGGCTTATATTCCTGATATTGATTATGAAACTATAGAAAATATCTCCTCTTTAACACATGCTCATCCAAGGTCAAAGATTGCATGCGTATTGTATGTTGAAATTGCAAGATCCATGCTTGAAAATACATTAACAATTGAAGAACATATAAAGTGTGCATGTGAAAAAATCAAAGAGTATTATGCAGATAATGAAGAGCTTCACCACTTCAAAAGAATATTTGAGGATGATTTAACCACAGATATAAGAAGCGGAGGATATGTTATAGACACCTTTGAAAGCGTTGTTTACTGTTTAAAAAATACTGACAATTATAAAGATGCGGTTCTAAAGGCCGTTAATCTGGGCGGTGATACCGATACAACTGCAGCAATATGCGGCGGACTGGCAGGAATTTATTACGGTTATGATGATATTCCTATAGATTGGCTTAATGAAATTCACAAACTTGATGATATAATTTCATTATGTGAAAAGTTCGAGGCATTTTATGATAGATATTAG